A stretch of Metabacillus sp. FJAT-52054 DNA encodes these proteins:
- a CDS encoding sugar transferase, which translates to MKNFQGAIYRRFVKRPMDFILSLIAIIVLSPLFLIVAVLVRTKLGSPVLFKQKRPGLNENIFKMYKFRTMTDERDGHGNLLPDHIRLTEFGKFLRSTSLDELPELFNILKGDMSIIGPRPLLVQYLQLYSTHQKRRHEVRPGLSGLAQVNGRNAISWEDKFNLDVEYVDNISFIEDWKVIFLTVKKVFVREGINSGTAATIEPFKGTKQERMKL; encoded by the coding sequence ATGAAGAATTTTCAAGGTGCTATTTATAGACGGTTTGTAAAAAGACCGATGGATTTCATCCTTTCTTTAATCGCGATAATTGTTCTTAGTCCCCTGTTTCTAATTGTTGCTGTGCTAGTAAGAACCAAGTTAGGTAGTCCTGTATTATTCAAGCAAAAACGACCTGGATTAAATGAGAATATTTTCAAGATGTATAAATTTAGGACTATGACGGACGAGAGAGACGGACATGGAAATTTACTCCCTGATCATATTAGGTTGACCGAGTTCGGCAAATTCTTGCGTTCTACCTCTCTTGATGAGCTCCCGGAGCTTTTTAATATTTTGAAGGGAGATATGTCGATTATCGGCCCCAGACCACTGTTGGTGCAATATTTACAGCTGTATAGCACTCATCAAAAAAGACGTCATGAAGTCAGACCAGGGTTATCTGGTTTGGCACAGGTTAATGGCAGAAATGCAATTAGCTGGGAGGATAAATTCAATCTCGATGTTGAGTATGTAGACAATATAAGTTTTATTGAAGATTGGAAAGTCATCTTTTTAACCGTCAAAAAGGTCTTTGTTAGAGAAGGTATTAATTCAGGAACTGCAGCAACTATTGAGCCTTTCAAAGGAACTAAACAAGAAAGAATGAAACTATGA
- a CDS encoding aminotransferase class I/II-fold pyridoxal phosphate-dependent enzyme → MESTKVKERIFLSSPHMSEEGYEMQYIKEAFDTNWIAPLGENVNGFERELAEMVGSKAAAALSSGTAAIHLALKAAGVGEGDIVFCPTLTFSATANPIIYQNAIPVFIDSDYETWNMSPKALDEAFEKYPEVKAVIVVHLYGLSADMEKIMDICKKHNVVIIEDAAESLGTYYKGKHTGTFGDYGIFSFNGNKIITTSGGGMLVSNDEERIAKAKFWATQSRDQARHYQHSELGFNYRMSNVAAGIGRGQLKVLDQRVAKKNAIYQFYKKELTGLEGIEFMPNNEWDAPNYWLSSITLSGKVRPIDLFEALEAENIESRPVWKPMHMQPFFEKYDFVGTDVSRALFENGVCLPSDTKMTEEDLERVVKIIKGLWLK, encoded by the coding sequence ATGGAATCGACAAAAGTAAAAGAAAGAATATTCCTTTCTTCACCTCATATGAGTGAAGAAGGTTATGAAATGCAATATATAAAAGAAGCTTTTGATACGAACTGGATTGCACCCCTCGGTGAAAACGTAAATGGATTTGAACGAGAGCTTGCTGAAATGGTTGGTTCTAAAGCTGCAGCAGCACTGTCGTCAGGAACAGCTGCTATCCATCTTGCTCTAAAAGCAGCTGGAGTCGGTGAAGGAGATATTGTATTCTGTCCAACACTTACTTTTTCTGCTACTGCAAATCCAATTATCTATCAAAATGCTATTCCTGTGTTTATAGATAGTGATTATGAAACTTGGAATATGAGCCCAAAAGCATTAGACGAAGCTTTTGAAAAGTATCCAGAAGTAAAGGCAGTGATAGTCGTTCATTTATATGGCTTATCTGCAGATATGGAAAAAATTATGGACATTTGCAAGAAACATAATGTAGTAATAATTGAAGATGCTGCGGAGTCTCTTGGTACTTACTATAAAGGTAAGCATACAGGAACTTTCGGTGACTATGGCATTTTCTCTTTTAATGGAAACAAGATTATCACTACTTCCGGTGGTGGAATGCTTGTTTCTAATGATGAAGAGAGAATTGCTAAAGCGAAATTTTGGGCCACTCAATCCCGAGATCAAGCAAGGCACTATCAACATAGCGAATTAGGGTTTAATTACCGGATGAGTAATGTGGCTGCCGGGATCGGAAGAGGGCAGCTTAAAGTATTAGATCAGAGAGTAGCCAAAAAGAACGCCATTTACCAGTTTTATAAAAAAGAGCTAACCGGGCTGGAAGGCATTGAGTTCATGCCTAACAATGAATGGGATGCACCAAATTATTGGCTAAGCTCGATAACGTTGTCTGGTAAGGTAAGGCCTATAGATTTATTTGAAGCATTGGAAGCTGAAAACATTGAGTCGAGACCAGTATGGAAACCAATGCATATGCAGCCATTCTTTGAAAAGTATGATTTTGTCGGGACGGATGTATCTCGGGCGTTGTTTGAAAATGGTGTATGTTTGCCGTCTGATACGAAGATGACAGAAGAAGACTTAGAAAGAGTCGTTAAAATCATTAAAGGATTGTGGTTAAAATAA
- a CDS encoding nucleoside-diphosphate sugar epimerase/dehydratase, with translation MTYRKRLAFLVFLDSFTVVAAIYLSYFIINPSKELLNPTIIISSLILLISHHVFASIYRLYKRAWEYASIKELLAIFNAVSLSAITTGVFQQIANQDVYVRILGITWLIHMVLICGTRLSWRIFRDLYYKVSSDNKRTLIIGAGMTGTMVVRQLLNNRQSKLSPVAFLDDDKKKHHLQIFGLPVAGGIDELEEVCRDLKIDTIILAIPSLNKRELNTIYKKCEETDMKVLTIPKMEDIMLGKVSSNEFKDVKVEDLLGREPVELDIEGITETISGKTILVTGAGGSIGSEICRQICRFSPSKIILLGHGENSIYQIDIELRNSFQEEIEIIPVIADIQDRERIFEVMEQYQPFVVYHAAAHKHVPLMEYNPREAVKNNIFGTKNVADAADAFGVNTFVLISSDKAVNPPNVMGATKRFAEMMIQHLSQKSSTKFVAVRFGNVLGSRGSVIPLFKKQIQSGGPVTVTHPEMTRYFMTIPEASRLVVQAGSLAQGGEIFVLDMGEPVKIIDLAKNLIKLSGYTSEEIGINFSGLRPGEKMYEELLNENEIHPQQVFPKIHIGKAALINEEALLNFMEDFPVLETGEIRGKLLDMANNRIKVTAAV, from the coding sequence ATGACGTATAGAAAAAGATTGGCCTTTTTGGTGTTTTTAGATTCTTTTACCGTTGTTGCTGCTATTTATCTTAGTTATTTCATTATTAATCCATCCAAAGAGCTATTGAACCCAACGATCATTATCAGTTCATTAATTCTTCTAATTTCCCACCATGTATTTGCCTCCATTTATCGCTTGTATAAGAGGGCATGGGAATATGCCAGCATAAAAGAGCTTCTTGCCATATTTAATGCTGTTTCATTATCGGCGATTACAACCGGGGTTTTTCAGCAGATTGCAAACCAAGATGTGTATGTACGGATTTTGGGCATTACCTGGCTGATTCACATGGTGCTGATTTGTGGAACCAGATTATCCTGGAGGATATTTAGAGATCTATATTACAAGGTGTCCTCTGATAATAAGCGGACTTTAATCATTGGTGCCGGCATGACAGGAACCATGGTCGTAAGGCAGTTATTGAATAACCGTCAATCCAAGCTGTCACCTGTTGCTTTCTTAGATGATGATAAGAAAAAACACCACCTGCAGATCTTTGGTTTACCTGTAGCTGGAGGGATTGATGAGCTGGAAGAAGTTTGCCGGGACCTAAAGATCGATACAATTATCTTAGCCATTCCTTCATTAAATAAAAGAGAACTGAATACAATCTATAAAAAATGTGAAGAAACCGATATGAAGGTCCTTACCATTCCTAAGATGGAAGACATCATGTTAGGGAAAGTTTCTTCAAATGAATTTAAGGATGTAAAAGTAGAAGACCTGCTGGGCAGAGAGCCTGTAGAATTGGATATTGAAGGAATCACGGAAACAATATCTGGAAAAACCATTCTGGTAACCGGTGCCGGCGGCTCGATAGGATCTGAAATATGCCGGCAGATCTGCCGCTTCAGTCCATCAAAGATTATACTTTTAGGTCACGGAGAAAACAGCATCTATCAAATAGATATTGAACTGCGAAATTCATTTCAAGAAGAGATAGAGATTATTCCGGTCATCGCAGATATTCAAGATCGCGAACGCATATTTGAAGTCATGGAGCAGTACCAGCCATTTGTCGTTTATCATGCTGCGGCTCATAAGCATGTACCGTTGATGGAATACAATCCAAGAGAAGCAGTGAAAAATAATATTTTTGGCACTAAGAATGTAGCGGATGCAGCCGATGCATTTGGTGTAAACACTTTTGTCCTAATTTCCTCAGATAAAGCCGTCAACCCACCTAATGTGATGGGTGCTACGAAACGTTTTGCTGAAATGATGATCCAGCATCTCTCACAAAAGAGTTCCACCAAATTTGTAGCTGTACGTTTTGGAAATGTTTTGGGCAGCAGAGGAAGTGTCATTCCTCTATTCAAAAAGCAAATTCAGTCAGGTGGTCCAGTCACCGTTACCCACCCGGAAATGACAAGATATTTTATGACCATCCCTGAGGCATCCCGCCTTGTTGTACAGGCGGGTTCGTTGGCACAAGGCGGAGAAATCTTCGTCCTTGACATGGGAGAGCCGGTGAAAATAATAGATCTCGCTAAAAATCTCATTAAACTGTCTGGATATACTAGTGAAGAGATAGGTATAAATTTCTCAGGTTTACGTCCTGGAGAGAAGATGTATGAAGAGCTATTGAATGAAAATGAGATTCATCCACAGCAAGTATTCCCTAAAATACATATTGGGAAGGCGGCTTTAATAAACGAAGAGGCATTACTTAATTTTATGGAAGATTTCCCTGTATTAGAGACAGGTGAAATCAGGGGTAAATTGTTGGACATGGCAAATAATCGCATAAAGGTGACTGCTGCTGTTTAG
- a CDS encoding CpsB/CapC family capsule biosynthesis tyrosine phosphatase produces the protein MIDIHCHILPGLDDGAQNLDDSIRMAKAAAAEGITKIVATPHHMNGTHINQKAVIVDHVNRLNKALDEQKIPLTIIPGQETRIHGELLQGIENGEILPIQDTRYMLIELPSGHVPRYTETMLFDLQIKGFTPIIVHPERNAEIIENPDLLYNLVKKGSLTQVTAASLTGHFGKKIRKFSLELVEAQLTHIIASDAHNTTTRGFQLLNGLDVLNKEFGSEAAYLYRENAEIILQNHSIGGHPPSRIKKKKFLGIF, from the coding sequence GTGATCGACATACATTGTCATATTCTCCCTGGTTTAGACGACGGAGCACAAAATTTGGATGATTCCATTCGCATGGCTAAAGCAGCTGCAGCAGAAGGGATCACGAAAATTGTAGCAACTCCCCATCACATGAATGGAACGCACATAAACCAGAAGGCTGTCATCGTGGATCACGTAAATCGCTTAAATAAAGCTTTAGACGAACAAAAAATTCCGCTAACCATCATACCCGGTCAAGAAACCCGCATCCACGGCGAGCTCCTTCAAGGAATAGAAAACGGTGAAATCCTTCCCATACAAGATACAAGATATATGTTGATTGAACTGCCATCCGGCCATGTTCCAAGATACACAGAAACGATGCTGTTTGATCTTCAGATTAAGGGGTTCACCCCTATCATCGTTCATCCAGAACGCAATGCAGAAATCATCGAGAACCCGGACCTCCTCTACAACTTAGTAAAAAAAGGATCGCTAACCCAGGTAACCGCAGCAAGCCTGACCGGTCACTTCGGGAAAAAAATACGTAAATTCTCGCTGGAACTAGTAGAAGCACAGCTCACCCACATCATCGCATCAGACGCACACAACACCACTACTAGAGGATTCCAGCTTTTAAATGGCTTAGATGTTCTTAATAAGGAATTTGGAAGCGAAGCCGCGTATCTTTATAGAGAAAACGCAGAAATTATCCTGCAAAATCATTCAATAGGCGGACATCCACCAAGTCGAATCAAAAAAAAGAAATTCTTAGGCATATTCTAA